The following proteins are encoded in a genomic region of Salvelinus namaycush isolate Seneca chromosome 12, SaNama_1.0, whole genome shotgun sequence:
- the zgc:194948 gene encoding uroplakin-2, with protein MRTMFIFFGMLFTLSNAEFQVSLLKESDGVVTGRFADSLLLSLPPCALATQSVTLEYNNTDTNESKTLVNIFKVLPCRFRRDIISTIENNAQFTTSRNLGYQVTNLTTGSTYRLQYVVGAEKSNILEVSTRQVKDHNQIDSGLPARSGAMVVITVILSVSMFILLVALIVTVAHSLGGD; from the exons ATGAGGACAATGTTCATCTTCTTTGGAATGCTTTTCACCCTTTCAAATGCAG AATTCCAAGTGAGCCTTCTGAAAGAGTCAGATGGAGTTGTAACAGGCAGGTTTGCTGACTCTTTACTTTTGAGCCTGCCTCCATGTGCTTTGGCAACACAGAGTGTGACTTTGGAGTACAACAACACTGACACCAATGAGAGCA AAACTTTGGTCAATATATTCAAAGTGCTCCCCTGTCGGTTCAGAAGGGACATCATCTCAACCATTGAGAATAATGCCCAGTTCACTACCAGCAGAAATCTGGGTTATCAAGTGACAAATCTCACCACTGGCTCAACATACAG GCTTCAGTATGTGGTAGGGGCAGAGAAGAGCAACATTCTGGAGGTCTCTACAAGACAAG TCAAAGACCACAACCAAATAGACTCTGGCCTGCCAGCACGCAGTGGAGCCATGGTGGTCATCACTGTCATACTGTCTGTTTCCATGTTCATTTTGCTGGTAGCCCTCATTGTCACTGTTGCCCATTCCCTTGGTGGGGATTAA